A genomic region of Mycolicibacterium poriferae contains the following coding sequences:
- a CDS encoding alkyl/aryl-sulfatase, whose product MENKPPTATIEAAHREHLNALPFDDTRDFADADRGFIAKQDPCVITAADGRVVWDNDVYAFLTGDAPTSVHPSLWRQSTLVAKQGLYEVVPGIYQIRGFDLSNMTVIEGDTGIIVIDPLVSTEVAAAALALYRQHRGDREVKAVIYTHSHVDHFGGVLGVTSQEDVDAGKVAVIAPEGFTEHAVQENVYAGTAMARRAGYMYGAALARGPQGQVGCGLGQTPSTGEVAIIVPTIDIRETGEKHTVDGVEIEFQMAPGTEAPAEMHFYFPRFRALCMAENATHNLHNLLTLRGALVRDPHGWAGYLTEAIDTFADRADVVFASHHWPTWGKEQIVEFLSLQRDLYAYLHDQTLRQLNQGYTGIEIAETFAMPPALERAWHAHGYYGSVSHNVKAVYQRYMGWFDGNPARLWPHPPEAIGPRYVAAMGGLDRVVELAQSAFDEGDSRWAATLLDHAVFTDENHGAARQLYADTLEQLAYGSETATWRNFFLAGATELRDGNFGTPTQAASPSMMGQLTPEQMFDVLAISVNGPRAWDLELAIDVTFGGQDNYRLTLRNGVLVYRKVPADEATAHATLRLDSKLRLISLLGGDVDSPGLQITGDAAALESLTSVLDQPDPAFNIVTP is encoded by the coding sequence ATGGAGAACAAGCCGCCCACGGCGACGATCGAGGCTGCCCACCGCGAACACCTGAACGCCCTGCCGTTCGACGACACCCGGGATTTCGCTGATGCCGACCGTGGGTTCATCGCCAAGCAGGACCCCTGTGTCATCACCGCCGCCGACGGACGCGTGGTGTGGGACAACGACGTCTACGCGTTCCTGACCGGCGACGCGCCGACCAGCGTGCACCCGAGCCTGTGGCGGCAGTCGACCCTGGTGGCCAAGCAGGGACTTTACGAGGTGGTGCCCGGCATCTACCAGATCCGCGGCTTCGACCTGTCGAACATGACGGTCATCGAGGGTGACACCGGCATCATCGTGATCGACCCGTTGGTGTCCACCGAGGTCGCCGCCGCGGCGCTGGCGCTCTACCGCCAGCACCGCGGGGACCGGGAGGTGAAGGCCGTGATTTACACCCACAGCCACGTGGACCACTTCGGCGGCGTCCTCGGGGTCACCTCACAGGAGGACGTCGACGCCGGGAAGGTCGCCGTGATCGCCCCGGAGGGCTTCACCGAGCATGCGGTGCAGGAGAACGTCTACGCCGGTACCGCGATGGCGCGCCGCGCCGGCTACATGTACGGCGCCGCGCTGGCCCGCGGGCCGCAGGGTCAGGTGGGCTGCGGGCTCGGACAGACCCCGTCGACCGGCGAGGTGGCGATCATCGTGCCGACCATCGACATCCGCGAAACCGGCGAGAAGCACACCGTCGACGGTGTCGAGATCGAGTTCCAGATGGCCCCGGGAACCGAGGCGCCGGCCGAGATGCACTTCTACTTTCCGCGGTTCCGCGCGTTGTGCATGGCCGAGAACGCCACCCACAACCTGCACAACCTGCTGACGCTGCGCGGCGCGCTGGTGCGCGATCCGCACGGCTGGGCCGGGTACCTCACCGAAGCTATCGACACGTTCGCCGATCGGGCCGACGTGGTGTTCGCCTCGCATCACTGGCCGACGTGGGGCAAGGAACAGATCGTGGAATTCCTGTCGCTGCAACGGGATCTGTACGCCTACCTGCATGACCAGACGCTGCGCCAGCTCAACCAGGGCTACACCGGCATCGAGATCGCCGAGACGTTCGCGATGCCGCCGGCGCTGGAGCGGGCCTGGCACGCGCATGGCTACTACGGTTCGGTCAGCCACAACGTCAAGGCTGTCTACCAGCGCTACATGGGCTGGTTCGACGGCAACCCGGCGCGGCTGTGGCCGCACCCGCCCGAAGCGATCGGGCCGCGTTACGTGGCGGCGATGGGTGGACTCGACCGTGTCGTCGAACTCGCGCAGAGTGCGTTCGACGAGGGTGATTCCCGTTGGGCAGCAACTCTTCTCGATCATGCGGTGTTCACCGACGAGAATCACGGGGCGGCGCGACAGCTGTACGCGGACACCCTGGAGCAGTTGGCCTACGGTTCCGAGACCGCGACCTGGCGTAACTTCTTCCTGGCCGGTGCCACCGAACTGCGCGACGGCAACTTCGGCACCCCGACGCAGGCCGCGTCACCGTCGATGATGGGTCAGCTGACCCCCGAGCAGATGTTCGACGTGCTGGCGATCAGCGTCAACGGCCCCCGCGCCTGGGACCTGGAGCTCGCGATCGACGTCACCTTCGGCGGGCAGGACAACTACCGGCTGACGCTTCGCAACGGCGTGTTGGTCTACCGCAAGGTGCCCGCCGACGAGGCCACCGCCCACGCCACCCTGCGCCTGGACAGCAAGCTGCGGCTGATCAGCCTGCTCGGGGGTGACGTCGACTCGCCCGGCTTGCAGATCACCGGCGACGCCGCGGCCCTCGAATCACTGACGTCGGTGCTGGACCAACCAGATCCCGCGTTCAACATCGTCACTCCCTGA
- a CDS encoding cupin domain-containing protein produces MDVRRVVTGHDESGKSVFVSDEAVAPRKPVLLPGSEFTLLWGGDETPQFPDDGSMPNWHTYFPPVGGFRFSVFTLPPGTAEARTDDLTTEEAIADGEQKLPGLLALFVCGAHHAKVDRG; encoded by the coding sequence ATGGATGTACGTCGAGTGGTCACCGGGCACGATGAGTCCGGCAAGTCCGTGTTCGTCAGCGACGAAGCCGTCGCCCCGCGGAAGCCGGTGCTGCTGCCCGGCTCGGAATTCACACTGCTGTGGGGCGGGGATGAAACGCCGCAGTTCCCCGATGACGGCTCGATGCCCAACTGGCACACCTACTTTCCGCCGGTGGGCGGGTTCCGGTTCTCGGTGTTCACGTTGCCGCCCGGGACCGCGGAGGCCAGGACGGACGACCTCACCACCGAAGAGGCGATCGCCGACGGCGAGCAGAAGCTGCCGGGGCTGCTGGCGCTGTTCGTCTGCGGGGCGCACCACGCCAAAGTCGACCGCGGCTGA